The following coding sequences lie in one Ostrinia nubilalis chromosome 2, ilOstNubi1.1, whole genome shotgun sequence genomic window:
- the LOC135084794 gene encoding uncharacterized protein LOC135084794 isoform X4 produces MSTAECRACLLQVQTGELHNLFHAWNSSWAGMKSTIAEDLSLLTEVQLTETDKHSKVICTSCCENLMKACKFKLLVQENDKMLRQRCPETENQSTDKVWPQPIQVDKSITGVYSEPLQVEIKQEVLTDDENMTNGDEGYSNVDCLDMIKIEPEEIAAPVTNAPSSFRVTDMNGQECLEEEDEPSVDKTDRPVQDKVSSADASKKTDGVTKAAAPLTHADVMVAVAEALSKPVEVRKEAQRVTPEVYPYEVDLTVSPNSPATNDTHSENAIRNTANNPGPIVGTEPNATSVTHVQESTQNIDGQSNTEKQTSVDRTSGDISNDAACEKRNETILIELEPVLTCSDSDVEVIPSTVTSHAGRLTEINTNDSSVPTRSKINTEVPLLTDQRGVETLIQRVIDENVKELKSHLKDEESQLLSPKSEPSDANDNFEFEMISSNKEPSFEKLKAKAVPKLTSESQKIFAENTNYGLSQKLDSLSETVATVIENQKSLSDTQEKILAHVMGMSSQFEQFMKQSQMQTSHLKTSTRLDPFINRRTSNIIPLQPLQVFEQFKPISNQEEIAAFEDSLKDEAFGAELRSKLLPLCASGKGKAISNAYVYLDVLFERKFLTRCSWSGGSRDDNTKLCFKFYKRTIIFFFSLVYTTDQTFTFAECEEFIKRVLRNSNKREAAKMMRASTSRRRGKRRKKMEECDSDDMSQEIDETQFLNTLITASGYEETVREDVT; encoded by the exons ATGAGTACTGCGGAATGCCGCGCTTGTCTACTGCAAGTGCAGACTGGTGAGCTGCACAATTTATTCCACGCCTGGAACTCGTCATGGGCAGGCATGAAGAGTACAATCGCCGAAGACTTGTCACTATTAACTGAAGTACAG cttACAGAAACGGACAAACATTCCAAAGTCATATGTACATCGTGCTGTGAAAATTTGATGAAGGCTTGTAAATTTAAATTGCTGGTGCAAGAAAATGACAAAATGTTAAGACAAAGGTGTCCTGAAACGGAAAATCAATCAACGGATAAAGTATGGCCACAACCGATACAAGTAGACAAGAGCATCACCGGCGTATACAGTGAGCCTTTGCAAGTTGAAATAAAGCAAGAAGTGTTGACGGATGACGAGAATATGACAAATGGAGATGAAGGGTACAGCAATGTTGACTGCCTTGACATGATTAAGATAGAACCCGAGGAAATTGCAGCGCCAGTCACAAACG CACCATCATCGTTCCGTGTAACAGACATGAATGGACAAGAATGTCTGGAAGAAGAG GATGAACCTTCGGTGGACAAAACGGATCGGCCGGTCCAAGACAAAGTTTCAAGTGCTGATGCGTCTAAGAAAACTGACGGCGTTACGAAGGCAGCTGCGCCACTGACACACGCTGATGTGATGGTAGCAGTAGCAGAAGCACTGTCAAAACCTGTAGAGGTACGTAAAGAGGCACAAAGAGTAACGCCTGAAGTATATCCCTACGAGGTCGATCTGACAGTCTCTCCAAACTCTCCTGCGACTAACGATACACACTCTGAAAATGCCATCAGAAATACGGCTAACAATCCAGGCCCTATAGTTGGAACAGAACCAAATGCGACATCAGTTACCCATGTTCAGGAATCAACACAAAATATTGATGGGCAAAGTAACACAGAAAAACAAACATCCGTTGATCGTACGAGTGGAGATATATCGAACGATGCGGCATGCGAAAAAAGAAACGAaacgatattaattgaattagaGCCAGTATTAACTTGTTCCGATTCCGATGTTGAAGTTATACCCTCGACGGTGACATCTCATGCTGGACGGTTAACAGAAATCAATACGAATGACTCGTCAGTACCTACCCGTTCAAAAATAAACACAGAGGTACCATTATTAACTGATCAAAGAGGAGTTGAAACTCTAATACAGCGAGTGATAGATGAGAATGTTAAGGAACTAAAATCACATCTTAAGGACGAAGAATCACAATTACTTTCGCCAAAATCAGAGCCCTCAGATGCCAATgacaattttgaatttgaaatgatTTCATCAAACAAAGAACCGTCATTCGAAAAACTTAAAGCAAAAGCTGTACCGAAACTGACATCAGAGTCCCAAAAAATATTTGCTGAGAACACAAACTATGGGTTATCCCAAAAATTAGATAGCTTATCGGAGACAGTAGCAACGGTGATAGAAAATCAAAAATCCTTATCGGATACACAAGAGAAAATACTAGCACACGTCATGGGGATGAGTTCACAATTCGAGCAGTTCATGAAACAGTCGCAAATGCAAACTTCGCACCTTAAAACCAGTACACGCTTGGATCCATTCATTAATCGTAGGACAAGTAATATTATACCGCTACAACCACTGCAAGTTTTTGAACAATTCAAGCCCATCAGTAATCAAGAGGAGATCGCGGCTTTCGAGGATTCCTTGAAAGATGAAGCGTTTGGCGCTGAACTTCGGAGTAAGTTGCTACCCTTATGTGCTTCGGGGAAAGGGAAGGCCATAAGCAACGCTTACGTGTACCTGGATGTGTTGTTCGAAAGAAAATTCCTCACTCGATGTTCATGGAGCGGTGGTTCACGCGATGACAACACAAAGCTGTGCTTCAAATTTTACAAGCGCactataattttcttcttcTCTCTGGTTTATACGACTGATCAAACGTTCACTTTCGCAGAGTGCGAGGAATTTATTAAGCGGGTTTTAAGGAATTCCAACAAACGGGAAGCTGCTAAAATGATGAGAGCTTCCACATCTAGACGCAGAGGCAAGAGGCGTAAGAAAATGGAGGAGTGTGACTCCGACGATATGTCGCAAGAGATAGATGAAACCCAGTTCCTGAATACGTTGATCACTGCTTCGGGCTACGAGGAGACTGTGCGGGAGGATGTGACTTAA
- the LOC135084794 gene encoding uncharacterized protein LOC135084794 isoform X3: MSNKTIRTLFYTVFCVISFAVMVNCCIIGCKSRSERKEPNITFHRFPNEPSLRNKWTECTGRVHWHPSQHSRICSRHFESRCFQAKKKGIFLRQSAKPTLFIHDKKMSTAECRACLLQVQTGELHNLFHAWNSSWAGMKSTIAEDLSLLTEVQLTETDKHSKVICTSCCENLMKACKFKLLVQENDKMLRQRCPETENQSTDKVWPQPIQVDKSITGVYSEPLQVEIKQEVLTDDENMTNGDEGYSNVDCLDMIKIEPEEIAAPVTNAPSSFRVTDMNGQECLEEEDEPSVDKTDRPVQDKVSSADASKKTDGVTKAAAPLTHADVMVAVAEALSKPVEVRKEAQRVTPEVYPYEVDLTVSPNSPATNDTHSENAIRNTANNPGPIVGTEPNATSVTHVQESTQNIDGQSNTEKQTSVDRTSGDISNDAACEKRNETILIELEPVLTCSDSDVEVIPSTVTSHAGRLTEINTNDSSVPTRSKINTEVPLLTDQRGVETLIQRVIDENVKELKSHLKDEESQLLSPKSEPSDANDNFEFEMISSNKEPSFEKLKAKAVPKLTSESQKIFAENTNYGLSQKLDSLSETVATVIENQKSLSDTQEKILAHVMGMSSQFEQFMKQSQMQTSHLKTSTRLDPFINRRTSNIIPLQPLQVFEQFKPISNQEEIAAFEDSLKDEAFGAELRSKLLPLCASGKGKAISNAYVYLDVLFERKFLTRCSWSGGSRDDNTKLCFKFYKRTIIFFFSLVYTTDQTFTFAECEEFIKRVLRNSNKREAAKMMRASTSRRRGKRRKKMEECDSDDMSQEIDETQFLNTLITASGYEETVREDVT; this comes from the exons ATGTCAAATAAAACAATCAGAACATTGTTCTACACAGTATTTTGTGTGATTTCGTTTGCAGTAATGGTGAATTGTTGTATAATTGGTTGTAAAAGCCGTAGTGAACGAAAAGAACCAAACATAACCTTTCATCG attCCCGAATGAACCAAGTTTAAGAAATAAATGGACGGAGTGTACGGGCCGAGTACATTGGCATCCAAGTCAACATTCTCGAATATGTTCCAGACATTTTGAATCCAGATGCTTTCAGGCTAAGAAAAAAGGCATATTTTTAAGGCAGTCTGCAAAACCTACACTTTTCATTCATGAT AAGAAAATGAGTACTGCGGAATGCCGCGCTTGTCTACTGCAAGTGCAGACTGGTGAGCTGCACAATTTATTCCACGCCTGGAACTCGTCATGGGCAGGCATGAAGAGTACAATCGCCGAAGACTTGTCACTATTAACTGAAGTACAG cttACAGAAACGGACAAACATTCCAAAGTCATATGTACATCGTGCTGTGAAAATTTGATGAAGGCTTGTAAATTTAAATTGCTGGTGCAAGAAAATGACAAAATGTTAAGACAAAGGTGTCCTGAAACGGAAAATCAATCAACGGATAAAGTATGGCCACAACCGATACAAGTAGACAAGAGCATCACCGGCGTATACAGTGAGCCTTTGCAAGTTGAAATAAAGCAAGAAGTGTTGACGGATGACGAGAATATGACAAATGGAGATGAAGGGTACAGCAATGTTGACTGCCTTGACATGATTAAGATAGAACCCGAGGAAATTGCAGCGCCAGTCACAAACG CACCATCATCGTTCCGTGTAACAGACATGAATGGACAAGAATGTCTGGAAGAAGAG GATGAACCTTCGGTGGACAAAACGGATCGGCCGGTCCAAGACAAAGTTTCAAGTGCTGATGCGTCTAAGAAAACTGACGGCGTTACGAAGGCAGCTGCGCCACTGACACACGCTGATGTGATGGTAGCAGTAGCAGAAGCACTGTCAAAACCTGTAGAGGTACGTAAAGAGGCACAAAGAGTAACGCCTGAAGTATATCCCTACGAGGTCGATCTGACAGTCTCTCCAAACTCTCCTGCGACTAACGATACACACTCTGAAAATGCCATCAGAAATACGGCTAACAATCCAGGCCCTATAGTTGGAACAGAACCAAATGCGACATCAGTTACCCATGTTCAGGAATCAACACAAAATATTGATGGGCAAAGTAACACAGAAAAACAAACATCCGTTGATCGTACGAGTGGAGATATATCGAACGATGCGGCATGCGAAAAAAGAAACGAaacgatattaattgaattagaGCCAGTATTAACTTGTTCCGATTCCGATGTTGAAGTTATACCCTCGACGGTGACATCTCATGCTGGACGGTTAACAGAAATCAATACGAATGACTCGTCAGTACCTACCCGTTCAAAAATAAACACAGAGGTACCATTATTAACTGATCAAAGAGGAGTTGAAACTCTAATACAGCGAGTGATAGATGAGAATGTTAAGGAACTAAAATCACATCTTAAGGACGAAGAATCACAATTACTTTCGCCAAAATCAGAGCCCTCAGATGCCAATgacaattttgaatttgaaatgatTTCATCAAACAAAGAACCGTCATTCGAAAAACTTAAAGCAAAAGCTGTACCGAAACTGACATCAGAGTCCCAAAAAATATTTGCTGAGAACACAAACTATGGGTTATCCCAAAAATTAGATAGCTTATCGGAGACAGTAGCAACGGTGATAGAAAATCAAAAATCCTTATCGGATACACAAGAGAAAATACTAGCACACGTCATGGGGATGAGTTCACAATTCGAGCAGTTCATGAAACAGTCGCAAATGCAAACTTCGCACCTTAAAACCAGTACACGCTTGGATCCATTCATTAATCGTAGGACAAGTAATATTATACCGCTACAACCACTGCAAGTTTTTGAACAATTCAAGCCCATCAGTAATCAAGAGGAGATCGCGGCTTTCGAGGATTCCTTGAAAGATGAAGCGTTTGGCGCTGAACTTCGGAGTAAGTTGCTACCCTTATGTGCTTCGGGGAAAGGGAAGGCCATAAGCAACGCTTACGTGTACCTGGATGTGTTGTTCGAAAGAAAATTCCTCACTCGATGTTCATGGAGCGGTGGTTCACGCGATGACAACACAAAGCTGTGCTTCAAATTTTACAAGCGCactataattttcttcttcTCTCTGGTTTATACGACTGATCAAACGTTCACTTTCGCAGAGTGCGAGGAATTTATTAAGCGGGTTTTAAGGAATTCCAACAAACGGGAAGCTGCTAAAATGATGAGAGCTTCCACATCTAGACGCAGAGGCAAGAGGCGTAAGAAAATGGAGGAGTGTGACTCCGACGATATGTCGCAAGAGATAGATGAAACCCAGTTCCTGAATACGTTGATCACTGCTTCGGGCTACGAGGAGACTGTGCGGGAGGATGTGACTTAA